The Bacillus sp. Y1 genome has a window encoding:
- a CDS encoding phosphotransferase, which translates to MKIGQKIGEGSCSEVFEWENDNKIIKLAKSNTNKIAMQREFENNLAVWKMNVSVPQPFQIMEVANRTGMVLERIYGETLKERLFKSLMKQDHLVQSEIEWSDIQLTARLLSEIHHLTNIDVPPQREIMKQQILSVSYLNEEEKESVISILNSLPQKSNLCHGDPNPNNMLIRNGELVMIDWMNASMGNPETDIAEYIIMIKYAILPSDTPQNVVKNFDLVRENIIKVFMDEYTKLTGIGFGQVDPWIVPVATRKLTADGICEEEKQLLLKEIKLRINGRNK; encoded by the coding sequence ATGAAAATTGGTCAAAAAATAGGTGAAGGAAGTTGCTCAGAGGTATTTGAGTGGGAGAACGATAACAAAATTATTAAATTGGCAAAATCAAATACAAATAAAATTGCAATGCAAAGAGAATTTGAGAACAACCTTGCTGTTTGGAAAATGAATGTATCTGTTCCTCAACCGTTTCAAATAATGGAGGTTGCTAATCGCACTGGAATGGTGTTAGAGCGGATTTATGGTGAAACTTTGAAGGAAAGATTATTCAAAAGTCTAATGAAACAGGATCATTTAGTACAGTCTGAAATAGAGTGGAGTGATATACAATTAACTGCTCGACTATTAAGTGAGATTCATCATTTAACAAATATTGATGTACCTCCTCAAAGAGAAATAATGAAACAACAGATTTTAAGTGTGAGTTACTTGAACGAAGAAGAGAAGGAATCTGTTATCAGTATATTAAATTCATTACCTCAAAAGAGTAATCTTTGTCACGGTGATCCGAATCCTAATAATATGCTTATACGCAATGGAGAACTCGTTATGATCGATTGGATGAATGCCTCTATGGGGAATCCAGAAACAGACATAGCAGAGTACATAATAATGATTAAATATGCCATTCTACCATCTGACACTCCACAAAATGTGGTCAAAAATTTTGATTTAGTAAGAGAAAATATAATTAAAGTTTTTATGGATGAATACACCAAATTAACGGGAATTGGCTTTGGTCAAGTGGATCCTTGGATAGTTCCAGTTGCAACTCGTAAACTAACTGCTGATGGTATATGTGAGGAGGAAAAACAATTACTACTAAAAGAAATCAAATTAAGAATTAATGGAAGAAATAAATAA